The Mycolicibacterium insubricum DNA segment CGGCGATCGACGGGGTCCCGGTGCAGTTCGACGAGTTCGTCGCCCGGGCCACCCGGCGCAACCGCGACGAGCGCTACCGCGACGCCGACGAGATCGGTGCCGACCTGGACCGCATCGCCGACGAGCTGGGACTGCCGGCGTTCCGGGTACCGGCTCCCCGGCGCGGCACCGACGGTGACCACGATCCGGTGGCCACCGAGACCGCCCGGCCACCCGAGCGGCCCCGCGCGGCCACCCGGCAGTTCGTCCGCGACCCGGCGCCGGAGCCGATGACCGACCGGCATTCGCGTCCCCGGCCGCCCGAACCCCGTCTCGACGACGAGAACTGGGACGACGAGGATTGGGACGACGACGAACCCGACGACGATGACGACGATCCGTCGGGCCGGTTCGCCGGCATCGCCGTCGCCGATTTCGTCTGGGAACGCCAACGCGGCCGGCGCAACCTGCTGATCGCCGTGCTGGTGGTGCTGGTGCTGACCGCGCTCACCGCCGCCGGCGGTTGGTCCCTGGGGGCCAACGTCAGCACACTGTTTTAGCCGCGCAGCATCTCGGCGGTGTCCGAACGCCGAGGCTGCTGCGCTGTCGCTTCGCTTAGCCGCGCAGCATCTCGGCGGTGTCCGAACGCCGAGGCTGCTGCGCTGTCGCTTCGCTTAGCCGCGCAGCATCTCGGCGGTGTCCGAACGCCGAGGCTGCTGCGCTGTCGCTTCGCTTAGCCGCGCAGCATCTCGGCGACCAAAAACGCCAGCTCCAGGCTCTGCTGGGTGTTCAGCCGGGGATCGCAGGCGGTCTCGTAGCGGCCGGCCAGGTCGTCGTCGGAGATGTCCTGCGCGCCGCCGAGGCATTCGGTGACGTTCTCGCCGGTGATCTCGACGTGGATACCGCCCGGGTGGGTGCCCAACGCGTTGTGCACCTCGAAGAAGCCCTGCACCTCGTCGACGATCCGGTCGAAGTGTCGTGTCTTGTAGCCGGTGGAGGCCTCGTGGGTGTTGCCGTGCATCGGGTCGCACTGCCAGATCACCTGGTGGCCGGAGGCCTGCACCTTTTCGATGATGCCCGGCAGCACGTCGCGCACCTTGCCGTTGCCCATCCGGGACACGAAGGTCAGCCGGCCCGGGACGTTCTTGGGGTTGAGCCGCTCGGCGTACTCGACGGCCAGTTCCGGACTGGTCGTCGGTCCGATCTTCACACCGATCGGGTTGGCGATCACCTCGGCGAACGCGATGTGGGCACCGTCGAGCTGGCGGGTGCGCTCACCGATCCACAGGTAGTGCGCCGACAGGTCGTAGAGCTTGAAGTTCGCGCCGGCCTCGTCGGAATCGTCGGCCAGCCGCAGCATGGCGCGCTCGTAGTCGAGCACCAGCGCCTCATGGCTGGCGTAGAGGTCCGCGGCCTCCAGGTTGCGGTCGTTGACGCCGCAGGCGTTCATGAAGCGCAGCGCCCGGTCGATCTCCCCGGCCAGCGCCTCGTAGCGGGCCCCGGCCGGCGACGTGCGGACGAACTCGCGGTTCCAGTCGTGCACCAGGTGCAGCGACGCCAGTCCGTTGGCGGTCAGCGCCCGGACCAGGTTCATCGCGGCGCTGGCGTTGGCGTAGGCGCGGACCAGCCGGGACGGATCGTGCTCGCGCACCGCGGCGTCGGCGGCGAAGCCGTTGACCATGTCACCGCGGTAGGACTTCAGGCCCAGCGCATCGATGTCGGACGAGCGCGGCTTGGCGTACTGGCCGGCGACCCGGGCGACCTTGACCACCGGCATGCTGGCGCCGTAGGTCAACACCACGGCCATCTGCAGCAGGGTGCGGATGTTGGCGCGGATGTGCGGCTCGGTGTTGTCGGCGAACGTCTCGGCGCAGTCGCCGCCCTGCAGCAGGAACGCCTCGCCGCGGCAGACCTGGGCCAGCGCCGCGTTGAGCCGCTCGACCTCGGTCGGCACGGTGATCGGCGGCACACTCTCCAGCACGGTGCGCATGGCCTTGGCCTGATCGGGGTCCCAGCTGGGCTGCTGAAGCGCCGGAAGGGACAGCGCAGCATCGAGCCGGTCCCGCAGATCGTCGGGCAACGGGGGCAACGACGGCAGCTGTTCGATCGGTACGTCGACGGTCCAGTTCACCCACCCATGGTAGCCGCACGCCAACAGCCATTTTTCCCGGCGGCGACCGGCAAAGCGCCACCATCGTGGGATCGCCGGGAGAAAACCGGCCCGCGTGCGCGACTATAGAGAACATGGACTGCGACGTCGCGCGGGAAGCGATCTCGGCGCGCATCGACGGCGAACGCGAACCGGTGCCCTCGGCCCGGGTCGACGAGCACCTCGCCGGGTGTCCGGACTGCGCCGACTGGCAGGCCCGCGCGACCGCCCAGGCCCAGTTGCTCCGGGCCCTCGGTGGCAGGGAGTCGACCGGGCCGGCCGTCGTCGCCGATCCGGACCCCGCACCGGCGGCCACCCGCCGGGCGTGGCCGGTGGCCCGGATCGGTCTGGGCGCCGTCGGCGTCGTGCAGGTGGCGCTGGCACTGGCGCAGGCCGCGACCGGCGACCTGGGTGTCGGCCACGGCGGGGGGCATCTGCTCAACGAGTCCACGGCCTGGTCGGTAGCCCTGGGCGTGATGATGATCGGTGCGGCGCTGGGGCCCGCCGCCGCGGCTGGCCTGGCCGGGGTGCTGGCGGTGTTCAGCGTGGCGTTGACCGGCTATGTGGTCGCCGACGCCGTCGGCGGCGCGGTGTCCGGCATGCGGATGCTGTCGCACCTGCCGGTGCTGGCCGGGACCGTCCTGGCGGTGCTGGTGTGGCGCGGAGCCCGCCGGCCCTCCGGTCCCCCGGCCGCCGCGACGCCGGTACTGGCCGACGTGGTGCCGCCCGAGGATTCCACCCCGGCGCGCCGCCGCGGGCACCTGCGCCCAGCGGGGTGAATCGATCGACGCACGCCGCACTCCCGGCGGCCCCCGGGTCTACGACCGACGGTCGTAATATGGCGGGAATGAGGCGTAACTGGTGGTTGGCCGCGGGTTGGGCCGCCGCCGGTACGGCACTGGCGGTTCTGACGCTGGCCACCGGCGCGCGGCGCTTCGCCGACGCCCGGCTGCCCTACCCGGGTGCGACCACCGACCTCGTCGGGACCCTCGGCTTCTTCACCGCGACGCTCGCCGGGGCCGTCACCCTCGGCGCGCTGGTCTACGTGGTGATCACCGCGACACCCGACGGCCGCGGGGTCATCGACGCGGCCGCGTTCCGGGTGCACCGGCTCGGTGAGATCGCCGCCCTGGTCTGGCTGCTCACCGCGGTGCCGATGATCGCGGTGCAGGCCGCCAACAACGCCGGCGCATCGCTGACCGAACTGCTGGGCGGCGGCGGCCTGTTCGACGCCGTCGCGGTGTCCGAGCTGGCCCGGGCCTGGATCGTGGTGGCGATCGGCGCGGCGGTCGTCGTGGTGACGCTGCGGCTGACCCTGCGCTGGGTGCCGCACGTGGTGCTGGCGATTCCGGCCGCGATCGCGCTGGTGGCGCTGCCGGTCTCCGGCAACGCCGGTCAGGGCCCCGGCCACGACTACGCGACCAGCTCTGCCATCGTCTTCGCCGTGATGCTGGCCGTCTCCGCCGGACTGCGGATCGCCGCAGCCGTCGGCGATCCCGCGCCCGAGCTGCACCGGCGCATCGCCGCGGTGCAGACCGCGGCCGGAGCGATCGCCCTGCTCTACGGTCTGCTGCTGGCCGTCGTCCTGCTCGACGGGCCCGCCGACCTGATCCACACCGACTACGGCCGGCTGCTGCTGGCCGCGGCGCTGGCGCTGGTCGCGGTGACCGGCACCGACGTTCTCGGCTGGCGACGCGGGCGACCCGCCGTCGCGTCCAGGACCACCGCGCTGGCGATGCTCGGCGTGCTGGCCGCCGTCTCCGCGATGGCCGTCCAGGCCGCGCCGCGGCTGCTGAACCACCGGTTCACCGTCTGGGATATCTTCCTGGGCTATTCGCTGCCCGGCCCCCCGACGCTGGTGCGCATCCTGACGACGTGGCGGTTCGACACCTTCCTGGGCGCGGCCGGGGTGGTGGCCGCGGCGGCGTACCTGGCCGGATACCTGCTGCTGCGCCGCCGGGGTGACACCTGGTCCACCGGCCGGCTGGTGTCCTGGCTGTCCGGCTGCGCGCTGCTGGTGTTCGACACCAGTTCCGGACTGCGGGCCTACGGCTCGGCGATGTTCAGCGTGCACATGGCCGAGCACATGCTGCTCAACATGTTCGTGCCGGTGCTACTGGTGCTGGGTGGGCCGGTGACCCTGGCGCTGCGGACCCTGCACCCGGCCGGCCACGGCCACCCGCCGGGCCCGCGGGAGTGGCTGCTGACCCTGGTGCACTCGCGGGTGACGACGTTCCTGTCCCACCCGGTGACGGCCTTCGTCCTGTTCGTGGCGTCGCTGTACATCGTGTACTTCACCAGCCTGTTCGACCACCTGGTCCGCTACCACTGGGGCCACGAGCTGATGAGCACGCACTTCCTGATCACCGGCTATCTGTTCTTCTGGGCGATCATCGGCATCGACCCCGGCCCGAAGCGGCTGCCGTTCCTGGGCCGGCTGGCGCTGCTGTTCGCAGTGATGCCGTTCCACGCGTTCTTCGGCATCGCGCTGATGACCATGGAGAACGTCATCGGCGGCACCTTCTACCGGTACCTGGCCCTGCCGTGGGTGGACAGCCTGGTCGACGACCAGCACCTGGGCGGTTCGATCGCCTGGGGATCGAGCGAGCTACCGGTGATCATCGTGGTGATCGCACTGGTCGCCCAGTGGGCGGGGTCGGACCGCCGAGCAGCGCGCCGCTCGGACCGGCACGCCGACGCCGACTACGGCGACGACGACCTCGACGCCTACAACGCCATGCTCGCCGAGCTGTCCAAGCACCGGCAGTAGCCCGGGGCGCCAGGCCGTTCAGACGAGGGTGTAGGCGCCTTCCTCGGCCAGCGCGGCCTGCACCTGCTCGCTCGACAGCTCACCGGCGGCCTCCACCCGGACCTGCGACGCGCCGTTCGGGTCGAGGTCCACCTGCACCGCCGACACGCCGGGCAGCGCCTCCAGCGCCTCGGTCACCGTCGCCACGCAACTCTTGCAA contains these protein-coding regions:
- a CDS encoding heavy-metal-associated domain-containing protein; protein product: MAQQIFGVTGLHCKSCVATVTEALEALPGVSAVQVDLDPNGASQVRVEAAGELSSEQVQAALAEEGAYTLV
- a CDS encoding cytochrome c oxidase assembly protein — protein: MRRNWWLAAGWAAAGTALAVLTLATGARRFADARLPYPGATTDLVGTLGFFTATLAGAVTLGALVYVVITATPDGRGVIDAAAFRVHRLGEIAALVWLLTAVPMIAVQAANNAGASLTELLGGGGLFDAVAVSELARAWIVVAIGAAVVVVTLRLTLRWVPHVVLAIPAAIALVALPVSGNAGQGPGHDYATSSAIVFAVMLAVSAGLRIAAAVGDPAPELHRRIAAVQTAAGAIALLYGLLLAVVLLDGPADLIHTDYGRLLLAAALALVAVTGTDVLGWRRGRPAVASRTTALAMLGVLAAVSAMAVQAAPRLLNHRFTVWDIFLGYSLPGPPTLVRILTTWRFDTFLGAAGVVAAAAYLAGYLLLRRRGDTWSTGRLVSWLSGCALLVFDTSSGLRAYGSAMFSVHMAEHMLLNMFVPVLLVLGGPVTLALRTLHPAGHGHPPGPREWLLTLVHSRVTTFLSHPVTAFVLFVASLYIVYFTSLFDHLVRYHWGHELMSTHFLITGYLFFWAIIGIDPGPKRLPFLGRLALLFAVMPFHAFFGIALMTMENVIGGTFYRYLALPWVDSLVDDQHLGGSIAWGSSELPVIIVVIALVAQWAGSDRRAARRSDRHADADYGDDDLDAYNAMLAELSKHRQ
- a CDS encoding zf-HC2 domain-containing protein, yielding MDCDVAREAISARIDGEREPVPSARVDEHLAGCPDCADWQARATAQAQLLRALGGRESTGPAVVADPDPAPAATRRAWPVARIGLGAVGVVQVALALAQAATGDLGVGHGGGHLLNESTAWSVALGVMMIGAALGPAAAAGLAGVLAVFSVALTGYVVADAVGGAVSGMRMLSHLPVLAGTVLAVLVWRGARRPSGPPAAATPVLADVVPPEDSTPARRRGHLRPAG
- a CDS encoding class II 3-deoxy-7-phosphoheptulonate synthase; the protein is MNWTVDVPIEQLPSLPPLPDDLRDRLDAALSLPALQQPSWDPDQAKAMRTVLESVPPITVPTEVERLNAALAQVCRGEAFLLQGGDCAETFADNTEPHIRANIRTLLQMAVVLTYGASMPVVKVARVAGQYAKPRSSDIDALGLKSYRGDMVNGFAADAAVREHDPSRLVRAYANASAAMNLVRALTANGLASLHLVHDWNREFVRTSPAGARYEALAGEIDRALRFMNACGVNDRNLEAADLYASHEALVLDYERAMLRLADDSDEAGANFKLYDLSAHYLWIGERTRQLDGAHIAFAEVIANPIGVKIGPTTSPELAVEYAERLNPKNVPGRLTFVSRMGNGKVRDVLPGIIEKVQASGHQVIWQCDPMHGNTHEASTGYKTRHFDRIVDEVQGFFEVHNALGTHPGGIHVEITGENVTECLGGAQDISDDDLAGRYETACDPRLNTQQSLELAFLVAEMLRG